TGGCAGGTGCTCAAAGAGATTGCCGGACAGAGCCGCGACATCGCGCTGCAACTGTCCCCGCTGACCGATGTGGACGACTGGGCGGAGCCGGCCTTTGCAAAGGCCGTGGGCGGCGAGGTCGCCTCCGTCGGCGGCGCGGTCGGGGTATTCCTGCGCGGCCAGCCCGATGTACCCGCACATCTGCGCGCCATGTTCCGCGCGGCTGACAAACACGGCATTGCGCTCGATTTTCACGTCGACGAGGGGCTGGGCGATCTCAACGGGCTGGAACAGGTGGCCGATATCGCGCTGGAGACGGGCTTCGACGGGCCGATCCTGTGCGGCCATGCTGTCAGCCTGATGGACCGCGACGCGCAGGCCGTCGAGCGTATCGCGGACAAGCTTGCGCGGGCGGGGATATTCGTCTGCGCGCTGCCGACAACCAACCTCTATCTTCAGGATCGGCGCGACGGCACGCCGGACCGGCGCGGCATCACGCGCCTGCGCGAGTTGCGGGCGGCGGGCGTGCGCGTGCTGACCGGTTCCGACAACGTCAGCGATGCCTTCTGCCCCATGGGCCAGTTCGATCCGATGGCCGCCCTGCATCTTGCGGCACTGACCGCGCACCTCGACCCGCCGATGGGCGACTGGTTGCCGCTGATCACCACCGACGCGGCGCGGGCACTGGGGCACCGGGCCCCCCTTATCGAGGATACGCCACTCGCCGATTGCCTGATCAGCGATGCCACCGACACCGCCGGTCTGGTCGCGGGGCGCACGCCGCTGCGGCCCGCGCGCGGGGATCTGTCGGTTTCGCGCAATGAACTGTCGGCCCGCAAGGGTTGACGGGCGGGGGCGTATCGTCGGATCATCCCCACGCGGGTGCGGTAGCAAAAAGCGTATCCCTGAAACCAAGAAGCGGGAGAATAACCCGTCATCACCATGCCGCCCTTCGGGAAAGGCAAGTACGGCACCGCCGACACGCGGGGCCGTTTGTACAATAGAGAGGAAGACGATGACGTTCACCACACGCACCGGAAAGCCATTGCCGAAAGCCGTGCTCGATAGCGCGGAATCCGCCAAGCACGACGAAATTTCGCGCCGCGAGTTCCTCGCGACCGCCAGCGCCTTTGGCGCGACCGCCGCCACCGCCTATGCGATGATGGGCATGACCGCCCCCGCGCAGGCCGCAGCCCACGCCGACAAGAAGATGGGCGGCACCGTCCGCATGCAGATGGAGGTCCGCGCCCTGAAGGATCCGCGCACCTACGACTGGTCGCAGATCGCCAACTTCACCCGCGGCTGGCTGGAATACCTCGCCATTTACGAGAATGACG
Above is a genomic segment from Sulfitobacter sp. HNIBRBA3233 containing:
- a CDS encoding amidohydrolase family protein, encoding MPLPDDILVPRSLLRDPDTFGGTREGDCQRGRPQVRGGYLAGLEAAPPTDRPCLLLPRLTEPHCHLDKCHTLPRMGPVAGDLMTAIEAQKRDKQNWTEQDIRTRATRGLNEARANGTGLMRSHVDWGKGAEPPLSWQVLKEIAGQSRDIALQLSPLTDVDDWAEPAFAKAVGGEVASVGGAVGVFLRGQPDVPAHLRAMFRAADKHGIALDFHVDEGLGDLNGLEQVADIALETGFDGPILCGHAVSLMDRDAQAVERIADKLARAGIFVCALPTTNLYLQDRRDGTPDRRGITRLRELRAAGVRVLTGSDNVSDAFCPMGQFDPMAALHLAALTAHLDPPMGDWLPLITTDAARALGHRAPLIEDTPLADCLISDATDTAGLVAGRTPLRPARGDLSVSRNELSARKG